From a region of the Sphingopyxis sp. YR583 genome:
- a CDS encoding sensor domain-containing diguanylate cyclase, whose amino-acid sequence MIAAGNLLAHLCGRLGMGFALLVLGLWALPAAAAILDVDRDLCHAQSGLAASDTALPTLRFSCSGSPAGYQQASLWLRAPIGGADAARGDAALMVHQSRFDRLAVAFSYADGTTRWQQVRAGDYGAHWRTGGQILFEAPERGAALTAVTMRFDGLSSHRFVRARIIPKAEAGMQAAGMAAAAGAALTLLLVSCIYSLSLAFAVRRQYLAWQAAWSGTMLLWGALWSQIHLALIPGLAGTVTTQICTFLSCLAIALATISAATAVDRGRAPKWLRTAALVCGLGVGIAGIPLALIRGESLGPLADILGLVIIADLLAVTAYVGWAWRRGSVEARDFLAAWGLPMAVLAIIHIVDVENGFWGGGSKLLVLAAATWQALWLAAAATRRLAHLRIERDHARSAEAQAQQLARRDPLTGLPNRRGFVESVTPLLDRARADNLPAALLLVDIDRFKSINDIYGHDSGDVVLCGIARRIERWEGAMCTVARLGGEEFGLLTIGMEGIILGRFAESVRRGIAACDHSETVGDRPVTASVGVAEVRPACDFQQLYRLADEALYDAKRGGRNKVVVQRHYDAPERAAGREVAISN is encoded by the coding sequence ATGATCGCGGCGGGCAATCTTCTGGCGCACCTGTGCGGCCGGCTCGGGATGGGCTTCGCCCTGCTCGTGCTTGGGCTGTGGGCGCTGCCGGCTGCCGCAGCGATCCTCGATGTCGACCGCGACCTGTGCCACGCGCAAAGCGGGCTTGCCGCGTCCGACACCGCACTCCCCACGCTTCGCTTTTCGTGCAGCGGAAGTCCGGCGGGATATCAGCAGGCAAGCCTCTGGCTTCGCGCGCCGATCGGCGGCGCGGACGCGGCGCGGGGCGATGCCGCCCTGATGGTCCACCAATCGCGCTTCGATCGGCTTGCCGTGGCCTTTTCCTATGCCGATGGCACAACGCGCTGGCAGCAGGTGCGGGCGGGCGATTACGGTGCCCATTGGCGCACCGGCGGACAGATATTGTTCGAAGCGCCCGAACGCGGTGCGGCGTTGACCGCGGTGACCATGCGATTCGACGGCCTGTCGAGCCATCGGTTCGTCCGGGCGCGGATCATCCCGAAAGCCGAGGCGGGAATGCAGGCGGCCGGCATGGCCGCGGCGGCCGGCGCGGCGCTCACCCTGTTGCTTGTGAGCTGCATCTACAGCCTGTCGCTCGCCTTTGCGGTGCGTCGCCAGTATCTGGCCTGGCAGGCGGCCTGGTCGGGCACGATGCTGCTTTGGGGCGCGCTCTGGTCGCAAATTCATCTGGCGCTGATACCGGGGCTGGCGGGGACGGTGACGACCCAGATCTGTACCTTTCTGTCGTGTCTCGCCATCGCGCTTGCGACGATCAGCGCAGCGACCGCCGTCGATCGCGGCAGGGCGCCGAAATGGCTTCGCACCGCGGCGCTCGTCTGCGGTTTGGGTGTCGGGATAGCGGGCATTCCGCTGGCGCTGATCCGCGGCGAAAGCCTCGGGCCGCTCGCGGACATCCTGGGACTGGTGATCATCGCCGATCTGCTGGCGGTGACGGCCTATGTCGGCTGGGCGTGGCGGCGCGGTTCGGTCGAGGCTCGGGACTTCCTGGCGGCGTGGGGGCTGCCGATGGCGGTGCTCGCGATCATCCATATCGTCGACGTCGAGAATGGTTTCTGGGGCGGCGGGTCGAAGCTGCTGGTCCTTGCGGCGGCGACCTGGCAGGCGCTGTGGCTCGCGGCGGCAGCGACGCGCCGGCTTGCGCATCTCAGGATCGAACGCGACCATGCGCGCAGCGCCGAAGCGCAGGCGCAGCAGCTCGCGCGGCGCGATCCGCTCACCGGCCTGCCCAACCGCCGTGGTTTCGTCGAGAGTGTGACGCCGCTACTCGATCGCGCGCGGGCGGATAATCTGCCGGCAGCCCTGCTGCTCGTCGACATCGATCGCTTCAAGTCGATCAACGATATCTATGGCCATGATTCGGGCGACGTCGTGCTGTGCGGCATCGCGCGCCGGATCGAACGCTGGGAAGGCGCGATGTGTACCGTCGCGCGGCTCGGCGGCGAGGAGTTCGGGCTGCTGACGATCGGGATGGAAGGGATCATCCTCGGCCGCTTCGCCGAGAGTGTCCGGCGCGGGATTGCCGCGTGCGATCATAGTGAGACGGTTGGCGACCGGCCAGTCACCGCCAGCGTCGGCGTGGCCGAGGTTCGGCCAGCGTGCGATTTCCAGCAATTATACCGGCTTGCCGACGAGGCGCTCTATGATGCCAAGCGCGGCGGACGCAACAAAGTCGTGGTCCAGCGGCATTATGACGCGCCGGAGCGCGCGGCGGGCCGCGAGGTCGCCATATCGAATTGA
- a CDS encoding YifB family Mg chelatase-like AAA ATPase, which translates to MVAVVSTTAYLGIEARGVEVQCQVTPGVPRFVVVGLPDKAVGESRERVRAAIAAIGLSLPPKVITVNLSPADLPKEGSHYDLPIALALLGAMGVIDAETLASYVVVGELGLDGRVAASPGVLLAAIHAGSAGLGLICPAAQGPEAAWAGNVEVLGAPDLLSLLNHFRGNAPLAPPVPGEIEVPERTVDLRQVKGQETAKRALEIAAAGAHNLMMSGPPGAGKSLMAACMPGILPDLTPAEALEVSMIASVAGHLEGGRLIRARPFRSPHHSASMPALVGGGLRVRPGEVSLAHLGVLFLDELPEFQRGVLDSLRQPLETGEVSVARANAHVTFPARVQLVAAMNPCRCGHLGDPALACSRAPRCAADYQAKLSGPLLDRIDLHVEVQAVSAADLVLPPPAEGSAEVASRVAAARDVQTARYAAHKARTNAEIDGELIEAVATPDDAGRKLLAQAAEAMRLSARGYTRILRVARTIADLAGSDDIGRIHIAEALSYRRQAPRN; encoded by the coding sequence ATGGTCGCAGTCGTTTCAACCACGGCCTATCTCGGCATCGAGGCGCGCGGCGTCGAGGTGCAGTGCCAGGTCACGCCCGGCGTGCCGCGCTTCGTCGTCGTCGGCCTGCCCGACAAGGCGGTCGGCGAAAGTCGGGAGCGCGTCCGCGCCGCGATCGCCGCGATCGGCCTGTCGCTGCCGCCCAAGGTCATCACCGTCAACCTGTCGCCCGCCGACCTGCCCAAGGAAGGCTCGCATTACGACCTGCCGATCGCGCTCGCTTTGCTCGGCGCGATGGGGGTGATCGATGCCGAAACACTCGCCTCCTACGTCGTCGTCGGCGAACTCGGCCTCGACGGGCGCGTCGCGGCGTCGCCGGGGGTGCTGCTCGCTGCCATCCATGCCGGAAGCGCCGGGCTCGGGCTGATCTGTCCTGCGGCGCAGGGGCCGGAGGCCGCATGGGCGGGCAATGTCGAGGTGCTCGGCGCGCCCGACCTTCTCTCGCTGCTCAATCATTTCAGGGGCAATGCGCCGCTCGCGCCGCCGGTGCCGGGCGAGATCGAAGTGCCCGAGCGCACCGTGGATCTCCGTCAGGTAAAGGGGCAGGAGACCGCGAAGCGTGCGCTCGAAATCGCCGCGGCGGGGGCGCATAATCTGATGATGTCGGGGCCGCCGGGGGCGGGCAAGTCGCTGATGGCGGCGTGCATGCCCGGCATCCTGCCCGACCTCACCCCTGCCGAAGCGCTCGAAGTGTCGATGATCGCGTCGGTTGCCGGACATCTCGAAGGCGGCCGCCTGATCCGCGCGCGCCCGTTTCGCAGCCCGCATCATTCGGCGTCGATGCCCGCGCTCGTCGGCGGCGGGCTGCGCGTACGGCCGGGCGAGGTTAGCCTCGCGCATCTGGGGGTCCTGTTCCTCGACGAATTGCCCGAATTCCAGCGCGGGGTGCTCGATTCGCTGCGCCAGCCGCTCGAAACGGGCGAGGTCAGCGTTGCGCGCGCCAATGCGCATGTGACCTTCCCCGCGCGCGTGCAGTTGGTGGCGGCGATGAACCCGTGCCGCTGCGGCCATCTCGGCGACCCGGCGCTCGCGTGCAGCCGCGCACCGCGCTGCGCCGCCGACTATCAGGCGAAGCTCTCGGGGCCCTTGCTTGATCGTATCGACCTGCATGTCGAGGTACAGGCGGTGAGCGCCGCCGACCTCGTCCTGCCGCCGCCCGCCGAGGGCAGCGCGGAGGTCGCGTCGCGTGTCGCGGCGGCGCGCGATGTGCAGACCGCGCGCTATGCGGCGCACAAGGCGCGGACCAATGCCGAAATCGACGGCGAATTGATCGAAGCGGTCGCGACGCCCGACGATGCGGGACGCAAGCTGCTGGCACAGGCGGCCGAAGCGATGCGGCTGTCGGCGCGCGGCTATACGCGGATCCTGCGCGTCGCGCGCACCATCGCCGATCTGGCGGGCAGCGACGACATCGGACGCATCCACATCGCCGAGGCGCTCAGCTATCGGCGGCAGGCGCCGAGGAACTGA
- a CDS encoding DUF4287 domain-containing protein translates to MSFQAYLDNVETKTGKSAEQLKSIAIDKGLADESGLAPGVKATSIVDWLKSDFDLGHGHAMSIVAYIKGKRN, encoded by the coding sequence ATGAGCTTTCAGGCCTATCTCGACAATGTCGAAACCAAGACCGGCAAATCGGCCGAACAATTGAAGAGCATCGCGATCGACAAGGGCCTCGCCGACGAAAGTGGCCTCGCCCCCGGCGTCAAAGCCACCTCGATCGTAGACTGGCTGAAGAGCGACTTCGATCTGGGCCACGGCCACGCGATGTCGATCGTCGCCTACATCAAAGGGAAGAGGAACTAG
- a CDS encoding bactofilin family protein translates to MATGSRHTTFSILGSDVVVTGNVSASVDLHVDGKIDGDLKCANLVQGEASEIKGSVIAETAKIAGLLDGAIEAKTLIVHATARITGDVTYENITIENGGKVEGKLSHRRHGAAAAKAPPPLEVVSN, encoded by the coding sequence ATGGCGACCGGTTCGCGTCACACGACCTTTTCGATCCTCGGATCGGATGTCGTCGTCACCGGCAATGTGTCGGCCAGCGTCGACCTGCATGTCGACGGCAAGATCGACGGCGACCTGAAATGCGCCAACCTCGTCCAGGGCGAAGCGAGCGAGATCAAGGGTTCGGTCATCGCCGAAACCGCGAAGATAGCAGGCCTGCTCGACGGCGCGATCGAGGCGAAAACGCTGATCGTCCACGCAACCGCGCGGATCACCGGCGACGTCACCTATGAAAACATCACGATCGAAAATGGCGGCAAGGTCGAAGGCAAGCTGAGCCACCGCCGCCATGGCGCCGCCGCGGCGAAAGCCCCGCCGCCGCTCGAAGTCGTCTCCAACTAA
- a CDS encoding VOC family protein, with translation MPQMIFVNLPVTDLDKSKAFYEAVGAANNPAFTDDTAACMVVEEGSIHVMLLTHEKWATFTSKKIPDAHTTAQVLLCVSAESRDAVDAQVDKAVKAGGKADPTPTQEYGDFMYGRSFEDPDGHIWEVMWMDPTAIPADAPAEASA, from the coding sequence ATGCCCCAGATGATTTTCGTGAACCTGCCCGTCACCGACCTCGACAAATCGAAGGCTTTTTACGAGGCCGTCGGCGCGGCGAACAACCCCGCCTTCACCGACGACACCGCCGCCTGCATGGTCGTCGAGGAAGGATCGATCCACGTCATGCTGCTGACGCATGAAAAATGGGCGACCTTCACCTCGAAGAAAATCCCCGACGCGCACACGACCGCGCAGGTCCTGCTCTGCGTATCGGCCGAGAGCCGCGATGCGGTCGACGCCCAGGTCGACAAGGCGGTCAAGGCGGGCGGCAAGGCCGACCCGACCCCGACGCAGGAATATGGCGACTTCATGTACGGCCGCAGCTTCGAGGATCCCGACGGCCATATCTGGGAAGTGATGTGGATGGACCCGACCGCGATCCCCGCCGACGCGCCCGCCGAAGCCAGCGCATAA
- a CDS encoding glutathione S-transferase family protein, giving the protein MPVNPDSKLEVTAFDWVPDFARGFVRDLRPRWACEEIGLDYAEHLISAINRPADHFLFQPWGQVPVLNDGGIRLFESGAILLHLAEKDARLMPRDPQQRANTLAWLFAAYNSVEPMLFELGNVDIFSAEEEWAKLRRPSLIEFIQGRLGRLNDAIGDKDYLTGEFTVADIAMATVLREAVEAGLIAEQPRLQAYLDRCLARPAFQRAMDAQLAAFSEEAGPPAA; this is encoded by the coding sequence ATGCCCGTAAACCCCGACAGCAAACTCGAAGTCACCGCCTTCGACTGGGTTCCCGATTTCGCGCGTGGTTTCGTCCGCGACCTGCGTCCGCGCTGGGCGTGCGAGGAAATCGGACTCGATTATGCCGAGCATCTGATCAGCGCGATCAACCGTCCGGCCGACCATTTCCTGTTCCAGCCATGGGGTCAGGTGCCGGTGCTCAACGACGGCGGTATCCGCCTGTTCGAAAGCGGCGCGATCCTGCTCCACCTCGCAGAGAAGGACGCGCGACTGATGCCCCGCGATCCGCAGCAGCGCGCGAACACGCTCGCTTGGCTGTTCGCCGCCTATAACAGCGTCGAGCCGATGCTGTTCGAGCTGGGCAATGTCGATATTTTCTCGGCCGAAGAGGAATGGGCGAAGCTCCGCCGCCCGAGCCTGATTGAGTTCATCCAAGGCCGGCTCGGCCGCCTGAACGATGCGATCGGTGACAAAGACTATCTGACGGGTGAGTTCACCGTCGCCGACATCGCGATGGCGACCGTGCTGCGCGAAGCCGTCGAAGCCGGGCTGATCGCCGAACAGCCGCGGTTGCAGGCCTATCTCGATCGCTGCCTCGCCCGCCCCGCCTTCCAGCGCGCGATGGACGCGCAGCTGGCCGCCTTCAGCGAAGAAGCGGGACCGCCCGCCGCCTGA
- a CDS encoding TetR/AcrR family transcriptional regulator — protein MNQIPASPNSSSTARAPRGSARAKLIAAAHATVRKQGYSATTVDQICASAGVTKGAFFHHFASKEDLAIAAAEGWTERARPMFELAPHVKLDDPLDRLLGHIDFRLSMLDGPTEDYTCFVGTMVQEAYATNDRIRAACEASINAYCQALAPDIQAAMDVYGVPEDITALGLAQHVQSVLQGAFVLAKTTNDPAIARGTVTHLKRYVRMLFGAGNAP, from the coding sequence ATGAACCAGATACCAGCCTCTCCGAACAGCAGCAGCACGGCCCGGGCTCCGCGGGGTAGCGCGCGGGCGAAACTGATCGCGGCGGCGCATGCGACGGTGCGCAAGCAGGGCTATTCGGCGACCACCGTCGACCAGATCTGCGCGTCGGCGGGCGTGACCAAGGGCGCGTTCTTCCACCATTTCGCGTCGAAGGAAGATCTGGCGATCGCGGCGGCCGAAGGCTGGACCGAGCGCGCGCGGCCGATGTTCGAACTGGCGCCGCATGTGAAGCTGGACGATCCGCTCGACCGCCTGCTCGGCCATATCGATTTCCGCCTGTCGATGCTCGACGGACCCACCGAGGATTACACCTGCTTCGTCGGCACGATGGTGCAGGAAGCCTATGCGACCAACGACCGTATCCGCGCTGCGTGCGAGGCGAGCATCAACGCCTATTGCCAGGCGCTCGCTCCCGACATCCAGGCGGCGATGGATGTTTACGGCGTGCCCGAAGACATCACCGCGCTCGGCCTTGCGCAGCATGTCCAGTCGGTACTGCAGGGCGCCTTCGTCCTGGCCAAAACGACGAACGATCCGGCGATTGCGCGCGGCACCGTCACCCATCTGAAGCGTTATGTGCGGATGCTGTTCGGCGCGGGAAACGCGCCATGA
- a CDS encoding DUF1428 domain-containing protein, with translation MIIGGFDSIVDDRAEGETSYVDGYVVPVPDGNKDAYRAMAQKASEVFRDYGATRVVEAWADDVPDGQVTDYARAAHKKDGESVVYSWVEWPSKEARTAGWEKMMTDERMKHDPENNPFDGARMIYGGFAPIVEA, from the coding sequence ATGATCATCGGTGGGTTCGATTCGATCGTCGACGATCGGGCCGAGGGCGAGACCAGCTATGTCGATGGCTATGTCGTGCCCGTCCCCGACGGCAACAAGGACGCCTATCGCGCGATGGCCCAGAAGGCGTCCGAAGTGTTCCGCGACTATGGCGCGACGCGCGTCGTCGAAGCGTGGGCCGACGACGTCCCCGACGGCCAGGTCACCGACTATGCGCGCGCCGCGCACAAGAAGGATGGCGAAAGCGTGGTCTATAGCTGGGTCGAATGGCCGAGCAAGGAAGCCCGCACCGCCGGCTGGGAAAAGATGATGACCGACGAGCGGATGAAGCATGATCCGGAGAACAATCCGTTCGACGGCGCACGCATGATCTACGGCGGCTTCGCGCCGATCGTCGAGGCGTAG
- a CDS encoding VOC family protein codes for MTEASNFIWYELMTPDPAGAARFYGAVVGWNIASERDPAAGDMDYRMIGRSDGGNAGGVLALNADMIAGGARPIWIGYLHVADVDTAVAAITADGGSVHMPAMDIPVGRIAMVDDPQGAVFYVMDPKPPEGSEAQESDVFSVTEAQRVRWNELATSDPDAAIAFYKKHFGWGQDGEMPMGELGAYRFIQRGDVGLGAVMPLMEGYPVPVWNFYIGVDDIDRARDAVAANGGTITNEPMEIPGGEYAMNAIDPQGAPVGFVGPRKA; via the coding sequence ATGACCGAGGCAAGCAACTTCATCTGGTACGAACTGATGACCCCCGACCCGGCGGGCGCCGCGCGCTTTTACGGCGCGGTAGTCGGCTGGAATATCGCATCCGAGCGCGATCCGGCAGCCGGCGACATGGATTATCGCATGATCGGGCGTAGCGACGGCGGCAATGCCGGCGGCGTGCTGGCACTCAACGCCGACATGATCGCGGGCGGCGCGCGGCCGATCTGGATCGGCTATCTCCACGTCGCCGACGTCGATACCGCGGTCGCGGCGATCACGGCCGACGGCGGCAGCGTGCATATGCCCGCGATGGATATTCCCGTCGGGCGGATCGCGATGGTCGACGACCCGCAGGGCGCGGTCTTCTATGTCATGGATCCCAAGCCGCCCGAAGGTAGCGAGGCACAAGAAAGCGACGTCTTTTCGGTCACCGAGGCGCAGCGCGTCCGCTGGAACGAGCTTGCGACGAGCGATCCCGACGCCGCCATCGCCTTCTATAAAAAGCATTTCGGCTGGGGGCAGGACGGCGAGATGCCGATGGGCGAGCTGGGCGCGTACCGTTTCATCCAGCGCGGCGACGTCGGGCTCGGCGCGGTGATGCCTTTAATGGAAGGCTATCCGGTGCCGGTGTGGAATTTCTACATCGGGGTCGACGACATCGACCGCGCCCGCGATGCGGTGGCCGCGAATGGCGGCACGATCACCAACGAACCGATGGAAATCCCCGGCGGCGAATATGCGATGAACGCGATCGACCCGCAGGGCGCGCCGGTCGGCTTCGTCGGCCCGCGAAAGGCATGA
- a CDS encoding GFA family protein, whose product MADTQKLAASCQCGTVTLELTGKPIVAATCYCHSCQTAGHAFEALPGAPAVVGADGGTPYLLVRKDRLLWLSGSDKLDEHRLKPDSPTRRFVARCCNAPIALEFTKGHWLSVYSARIPESERPAAEMRTMVKDRPTGVELPDDIPNYATPSGKFMWRLLKAWAAMGFRAPPVEATKGYAP is encoded by the coding sequence ATGGCCGATACGCAAAAACTCGCCGCGTCCTGCCAGTGCGGCACGGTGACGCTCGAACTCACGGGCAAGCCGATCGTCGCGGCGACCTGCTATTGCCATAGCTGCCAGACGGCGGGGCACGCATTCGAGGCGCTTCCCGGCGCGCCGGCGGTGGTCGGTGCCGACGGCGGCACGCCGTATCTGCTCGTCCGCAAGGATCGGCTGCTCTGGCTGTCGGGATCGGACAAGCTGGACGAACACCGGCTGAAACCCGACTCCCCGACGCGGCGTTTCGTGGCGCGTTGTTGCAACGCGCCGATCGCGCTCGAATTCACCAAGGGCCATTGGCTGAGTGTCTATTCGGCGCGCATCCCCGAAAGCGAGCGCCCGGCAGCCGAAATGCGAACGATGGTCAAGGACCGGCCGACGGGCGTCGAGCTGCCCGACGACATCCCTAATTATGCGACCCCGTCGGGCAAATTCATGTGGCGATTGCTGAAAGCGTGGGCCGCGATGGGATTCCGCGCCCCGCCCGTTGAGGCAACGAAAGGATATGCGCCGTGA
- a CDS encoding DUF1905 domain-containing protein, which translates to MDELVFETVIIEWRGPAPFLFAPVPDEHIGAIRYAAMTESYGWGVVPVVATIGDTLFATSLFPREGGYLLPVKVAVQKSEQVGVGDRIAVRMRVGRA; encoded by the coding sequence ATGGACGAGCTTGTCTTTGAAACCGTCATCATCGAATGGCGGGGTCCCGCGCCCTTCCTCTTTGCGCCGGTCCCGGACGAACATATCGGTGCCATCCGCTATGCGGCGATGACCGAAAGCTATGGCTGGGGCGTCGTGCCGGTGGTGGCGACGATCGGCGACACGCTGTTTGCGACCTCGCTGTTCCCGCGCGAGGGCGGCTATTTGCTGCCGGTGAAGGTCGCGGTCCAGAAGTCGGAGCAGGTTGGCGTCGGCGACCGGATCGCGGTCCGCATGCGGGTCGGCCGCGCCTAG
- a CDS encoding DUF899 family protein yields the protein MTSIEHLSFPNESADYRAARAELLADEIALRRQIEAVAAKRRALPPGGTVPEDYGFERIGAYQRPERVMLSELFAGKPSIILQSFMFGPERDKPCNGCTHMLDAIDGSARHVGQRAPFYVVAKSPIARLEAWAKDRRWPHLTFLSDVDGRYSADYFGDTSKISDAKRTERGMKPDENWDETIFNVFRKDGDTIRHVWASEMAYAPEDPGQHHRAGDLVDPLWGLLDMTPEGRGDWFPSLTY from the coding sequence GTGACGAGTATCGAACATCTGTCCTTCCCGAATGAAAGCGCGGACTATCGCGCCGCGCGCGCCGAGCTGCTCGCCGACGAGATCGCGCTGCGCCGCCAGATCGAGGCGGTCGCCGCCAAGCGCCGCGCATTGCCGCCCGGCGGCACGGTTCCCGAGGATTATGGCTTCGAGCGGATCGGCGCCTATCAGCGGCCCGAGCGCGTGATGCTGTCCGAATTGTTCGCGGGAAAGCCCAGCATCATCCTGCAAAGCTTCATGTTCGGACCCGAGCGCGACAAGCCGTGCAACGGCTGCACGCACATGCTCGACGCAATCGACGGCAGCGCACGGCACGTCGGGCAGCGCGCGCCTTTCTATGTCGTCGCGAAATCGCCGATCGCGCGGCTGGAAGCGTGGGCGAAGGACCGGCGCTGGCCCCACCTGACCTTCCTGTCCGACGTCGACGGGCGTTATTCGGCGGATTATTTCGGCGACACGTCGAAGATCAGTGACGCGAAGCGCACCGAACGCGGCATGAAGCCGGACGAGAATTGGGACGAGACGATCTTCAACGTCTTTCGCAAGGACGGCGATACGATCCGCCACGTCTGGGCGAGCGAGATGGCTTATGCACCCGAAGACCCCGGCCAGCACCATCGCGCCGGCGACCTCGTCGACCCGCTCTGGGGCCTGCTCGACATGACGCCCGAGGGGCGCGGCGACTGGTTCCCCAGCCTGACCTACTGA
- a CDS encoding DoxX family protein — translation MTDAIPPKGQLIAGHVLSGLVILFLLFDAGLKLIAPQIAIMHSPPGLGWPLDGPTMYMLGTLLLIPTLLYIWPRTAILGAILITGYLGGAIGTHVRIGSPLFSHSLFGVYLGVMLWGGLWLRDPRVRALIPLRAGAGA, via the coding sequence ATGACCGATGCTATCCCCCCCAAGGGTCAGTTGATCGCAGGCCATGTTTTAAGCGGCCTTGTGATCCTCTTCCTCCTCTTCGATGCCGGGCTGAAGCTGATCGCGCCGCAAATCGCGATTATGCATAGCCCGCCCGGCCTCGGATGGCCGCTCGACGGCCCGACGATGTATATGCTCGGCACGCTGCTGCTCATCCCGACCTTGCTTTACATCTGGCCGCGCACCGCGATCCTCGGCGCGATCCTGATCACCGGCTATCTTGGCGGCGCGATCGGTACGCATGTGCGGATCGGCAGTCCGTTGTTCAGTCACAGCCTGTTCGGTGTGTACCTCGGCGTGATGCTGTGGGGCGGCCTGTGGCTGCGCGATCCCCGCGTTCGTGCGCTGATCCCGCTGCGCGCAGGAGCGGGCGCATGA
- a CDS encoding VOC family protein has product MTNQPTSAPVSLCLWYDKDAEEAANFYAATFPNSSVGAVHKAPGDFPGGKKGDALTVDFTVLGIPCVGLNGGPIFPHSEAFSFQVHTDTQEETDRYWNAIVGNGGKESACGWCKDKWGLNWQITPRVLTDATMGGDPEVAKRAFDAMMTMHKIDIATIEAAVRGEAVGAA; this is encoded by the coding sequence ATGACGAACCAACCGACGAGTGCGCCCGTGAGCCTGTGCCTCTGGTACGACAAGGACGCCGAGGAGGCGGCGAACTTCTATGCCGCGACCTTCCCGAACAGCAGCGTCGGCGCGGTCCACAAGGCGCCCGGCGACTTTCCCGGCGGCAAGAAAGGCGACGCGCTGACGGTCGATTTCACCGTGCTGGGCATCCCGTGCGTCGGGCTCAACGGCGGTCCGATCTTTCCGCACAGCGAGGCTTTCTCCTTTCAGGTCCACACCGACACGCAGGAAGAAACCGACCGTTACTGGAACGCGATCGTCGGCAATGGCGGCAAGGAAAGCGCGTGCGGCTGGTGCAAGGACAAATGGGGCCTCAACTGGCAGATCACCCCGCGCGTGCTGACCGATGCGACGATGGGCGGCGACCCCGAGGTCGCAAAACGCGCCTTCGACGCGATGATGACGATGCACAAGATCGATATCGCGACAATCGAGGCCGCCGTCCGGGGCGAAGCCGTTGGCGCGGCGTAG